The DNA sequence tgcgtgcgtgcgtgcgtgcgtgcgtgcgtgcgtgttgACCATTTATTATCCTGAAGATGAACtgtaaatacttaaaaagtGTCTCTACTTTACTTCAGGGGGCCAAGACATGCATAGTTTTTCTCCCACTTAACAGTTTTGTTTCAGATACTTATTTGTTTCAGTGCAAGACTTACAATTTCTCCAGGCTTGAAGTTAAAGGCTCCATATCTGACTTCTTTATTGGTCGTGTCCAGAAACTGAGCTCCAAAAGCCTTTGGTCTGTTCTCCGCACGGATGCTCATCTTAGACTGGATGCTCTAGAAAACAAAACGATAAGACCAACCTTGAGACATTTGCTGCTGACATTTTTtccttaaatgtttcaaagttgTAAACATTTTACCACAAAGGCATCCCGCATGATCTCCAAGATGTTGGATGAATCCTCTTGAAGCACACCGATCTCAGCAATGGGGAAATATTCTTTCAGTTTCTGCAAACAGAATGAAAGAACATATTGGATCCTGTGAACCtaaaagcagaggaaaagaGTTGAACGGCTGTGGCGTACTTACAAGGTAGTACATGTAGGAGTAGTTGGTGACGGCGAATATGGGGATGATGTTATGGTTTCCCAGCAGACGGACCAGCGTAGGTATCGAAGGGTAATCCTGCTTCGTAGCCTGAATGTAAGCACCATTTTCGTCCAGGTGACAAGCCTCGTCGTTGCGCTGCAGGATTCCCGCCAGCACGTTGGCGCCGTCAGCCTCATAGTGAAAGGCTGACTCAGTGGAGAAAACCAAGAGGTGAGTGCTGCCTTCGCGCCAGCCAATCTCCTTCTGGAAAAGGAATCCGAAACAAAAGCAGTGAGAATGCATGGCTAGGAAAACAGAAGATAAAGGAACTTCCACTGAATGACAGAAAGGGAAAACTTTTGCAATGGTGAATTTACCAGAGGAAGGACTAAGATACAGAGGTCCACTAATGTCCATCCATTTTGGTGCTATGagtgactttttattattattttctcaattttctggctgttttatttgtttacatcagCATTTACTATAAAAACCAACATCAGAACTCGTTTCCTGATGTTCTGAGTTCAGAGGGGAATCTAaactaattatatttatttttcaaatgactttttcatccatccattttctttacacccttggtCATAAggggtgcccatctccagcaaaCGTATCGGgcgaggtcaccctggacaggtctccagtctgtctcagggcaacacagagacatgcAGAACAagcaatcatgcacacacactcacacctaggcagaatttagagaaaccaattaacctgacagtcatgtttttggactgcgggaggaagccggagtacccggagagagcCGGGTACTttgggagaacatgcaaactctgtgcagaaagaccccgggtcaggaatcgaacccaggaccttcttgctgcaagacaacagtccactgtgcagctcttaaattactttttcatgACTCGTAATTTAAAACTTAGGACTTGGAACCAATCACCTGGTCTAACTAACCTTACACACTGCTGCCTGCAGAATGGCATCAAATCCTCCTTCGGGGGCGTCCAGGTTGCCAGATATCCTCTCCTTTTGGAGCTCTGCTGTGAAGCTGTCTACATCCTTGATCAGTGGAATGACGTTTTTGAAAGAGAACGGAGAGTCGCTGTCCGGCCACGGCTGTTTGAGTCTGAGAGGAGGAAGCAAAGTTAGGATGAAGCACGCACATTCACAGGTTCTGCATCCATCagcgttttattttttcccttacTTGTCAGGTCTCATGTCGGTCTGGGGCTCAATTACTTTATCCACAAATTTTCCAAACCCAATGGTGTAGTCACTTGAAATTTCTTGCACCACTGTGGCTACAGGTAAAACACACACCATCAGTTTTCTCTTCTATTTTTTGCAGATTACCTCAGAGGAATTGCAACACGTCACCACAATCCAAATGTGCTCACCCAGCTTGTTGCCCATTTTCTTCAAGTTGTCCAAATCGTCCTTCATGGAGTTTGAGAAGTCCATAAGAATGTAAAGATCCAAAGGGCCTTTAGTGGGAGCAAACACATTCACATCCACCTCTCTGGTCTCTCCAGGCAGAAAGGTCATGCTCACTTCCTGTGGCGACACCTGAGACCGCTGAAGGTTCATATTAATGGCTTCGTTCTGCACAGCAGCACaaatgcagagagagagagagagagagagagagattcaaCAATTGGACACAAAACAATTACGGAAACACAATTTGAAAGAATGACAGAACAATTAGACGAGAAACATGACAGAGGAAAAACGTACTCGCTCTATGGTCTGTTTGCTGGTAGCTTTGATGACATATGCAGCGTTGCAGCCGTGAGCGAGGATTTTCTCATGCAGGTCACAGCGAGGAAAGCCAAAGTCCTGAAATATGAAGCCAAAGTTTGAAGTTTAAGTGCATTGTGGactcctttttaaaaatcatacactAATATTGATCCAAGAGAGTTCAGatctcaaaaaaaaaggaaaatgttgaggttttctttatttagaacAGAGTAGAACATATTTATGAGTTCATCTCATCAGtagataaaacaacaaaatccatTTTATGGTTTCGTCATCTGCTGAATAACAttgttttaagcaaatatgTCTGCTTTCTAAAACACtagaatttaaagaaaacaacaaaatgatttaattatcCTAATCAAATGGATTTAATACTGTAAAAAAGGTTaaggacaaataaaatgcaaattaatgTCAGAAGCACTTACTTTTTATCCTAATTCTAcgtttttttcccatttttcacttcttagttttgttttcccaTACCTCTCTTAGCATGAAAAAAGATCACCTCCAATTCTAATGTAACGTTTCTAATGCAGAAACGATAAATAGTGAAACGTTTTGAAGTCTTTCCATctctttttagtttataaatgcTGAAAAAGTCATCTTTTCTCCCAACGTCTCTTTAAGGGAGGAAGAGAAGATGTGAAATGAGCTTCCTGGTTCTCTGCTCTCACCTCTTCGCTGCAGTATGCACATCCCACCCCGGCCTGCAGACAGTCTGAGCAAGTACCGGACCGGGCCGCCAGGCAGGAGTTCACTGTTTGGAATAGAAAGTTTAACTCATGAAGCATCGTTAGAGTATACGTGGTGACACTGACGACACTGTAGTGAGCGCTAGCTTAGaacaaatgctaaaaaaaaagaaacaagaagaaaaaaacaagtagaAAGCTTCTCAGAGATCAGCTCTTTTGGGATTTACTTTTACAGATTTCAATAACATTTTGCATGacctttagtttattttcaagGATATGTCTGCTAAATCTGTCAAACTTTTGAAGGATTTCGATTGAATGATATGTGTTGCTGGTTGTTTTGCATtgctacatgttgaattttaatgttACTGCATGTTTTTGGGACCGTAGGTGGAGATTAGCATTTGTAGCTATAACCTGGTGCAGTACATCTCTCCCTTAGTGGTTAATGTATGTTGTATATTGtcccattttaaataaattcatctgtTTATTCATTAAAGCCCAGCTAATAAACAACTAGATAACTCAGGACCTTTTAAAACATCCATTACACATTAACTATATTCTTACAAGCACATCAAGTTTATTCTTAGCATTTTCTTGGATTGAGTCATTTATGTCATGCATATAACACAGACTGGAGTCATTGGGGTAAACTTATTCTACAGTGAtgagtttgagttttaaaatcttaaagtgaaaaaatttaCTCCTTGATTTTGCCAAAAAATACTGCTGAATTAGTCAGTCGATTCACCCGACCAGATCACCTATTATTAGATCCAATATTTTTAAGCTTAGCttatttaaaagtcaaaatcatGTCATAAACAAGTTAGGTCAATAATTAATTCTGATTTTCACCttcagcagagcagcaggtcaGCAGGACGGCTAGCAGGCCGAGTCCTGCTAAGCAACACAACGACCAGCTCCCCATCTCGCccctgcaaaagaaaacaaacttcagcACAAGCTGCAGCCGTCTCACCTGTTTCAGAGACATCAGCTGTACAAAACTGTACCAACACATTCACATTTTCCTGTCTGAACTGCCACACTCTTCTCCATACCATTATTTTTGATAACATTCTTAACATTTGAGTACTAAGCTTTCACTTGGGTGTGGCCACATGTCATGAAGCATCACAATGTTAAAGTTGTCTTCCAATTTGCCAGAATGATAAAGGATTATTTCACAAGAGGACTAACTCAGATTAATATTAGGCTTATCAGACTTTTACTGGATTATTTTattctagacaaaaaaaaaaatctaatcatgACTTTTTCAAtatctttattcttttattctttttactaAAACTGAGCTGAAGGTGAATGATGtgatattataaataaatgtattgtttaatCTAGTACATACATTTGGATTagtaattttctaaataatagAACAGAATATCTCATTCCCACACTCAGTTTTCGTTTATTCAACACTCATCCAAGCCTGGAAAATTATGCAGATAAAATTCAATCGACAACAAGATTTGCTCAAAGACTCAGAATCAAGCTGTTTTGTTGTATAGTTAAAGATTATTAAAAAGACTGTGATTACATTGGAAAAAAGACCATCGTAGAGATCTACAGTCTGATGAGAGCGGTCTTATCTAACAGGTAAGATACTTAAAAATTaaagcactgtaaaaacacgaaaacttatttttgctctagttttttgtacattatgtatttttcatagGACAAAACATAGGACAAgtactttttattattgatttaaaacaagctcctacatcttgctgaaaagttatgtGTAAGTTAgtgttgtcttatttcaagtgtactaagatatttgaactagaaactggaccaaaaaggCCTgtggtttttgcagtgtgatggttttggtgttttggttttctgttgttGCATCTTGATTCAAAGTAGTCACACAGCAACTTAAAGTTCAAAATAAGAATGAAGGGCAAAGTGATGCGTCTGTAATCAGAGTTAATTTCAGCTCCACTATAAAAGTGCATAATGGGAAGCTCTAGAATTTCAAGAAATAATCCACATCCGGTTGGCATGTTACATGAGTTGATAGTGTAGATTATGGATGCCTCTCATCCAGTTTTAACCTGCCGTCCTGTTTGGTATTGTCGTATAATTTCAGAGCCAGTTGGGACACGACGCGGTGCGGTCGGGATGGGAAACAACCGATGCAGGGTGGGATCTGGAAACGTTCCACGCAGCGCTGCAGTGTGCGCTATGAAACCGCATTATAATTTCCTGCAGGAATCTT is a window from the Poecilia reticulata strain Guanapo unplaced genomic scaffold, Guppy_female_1.0+MT scaffold_389, whole genome shotgun sequence genome containing:
- the LOC103460961 gene encoding integrin beta-4-like, whose translation is MGSWSLCCLAGLGLLAVLLTCCSAEVNSCLAARSGTCSDCLQAGVGCAYCSEEDFGFPRCDLHEKILAHGCNAAYVIKATSKQTIERNEAINMNLQRSQVSPQEVSMTFLPGETREVDVNVFAPTKGPLDLYILMDFSNSMKDDLDNLKKMGNKLATVVQEISSDYTIGFGKFVDKVIEPQTDMRPDKLKQPWPDSDSPFSFKNVIPLIKDVDSFTAELQKERISGNLDAPEGGFDAILQAAVCKKEIGWREGSTHLLVFSTESAFHYEADGANVLAGILQRNDEACHLDENGAYIQATKQDYPSIPTLVRLLGNHNIIPIFAVTNYSYMYYLKLKEYFPIAEIGVLQEDSSNILEIMRDAFVSIQSKMSIRAENRPKAFGAQFLDTTNKEVRYGAFNFKPGEI